The proteins below are encoded in one region of Hordeum vulgare subsp. vulgare chromosome 3H, MorexV3_pseudomolecules_assembly, whole genome shotgun sequence:
- the LOC123441227 gene encoding 23 kDa jasmonate-induced protein: MASGVFGTPISAQTVIATGEYKEPITQKDVADYAMKMINAGGKDVNAQKFVDNLKERYGNGIAVKCLLYNATGATLNFAKYNDWHGHIYDTPYPSDIQNGQWGAFLHVHPSGAAAGSAGAVVYRSKIPSSSSSCDWLFSWTVPYIGGNGVYTEIREEGHYPSVGSWDYIYNVKLKNSSVTSIDSNYGYVSKADIGEGTTMNARGVFEFPY; encoded by the exons ATGGCCTCTGGAGTGTTTGGTACCCCCATTTCAGCGCAGACGGTGATAGCCACTGGAGAGTATAAGGAACCCATTACCCAAAAAGATGTTGCAGACTATGCCATGAAGATGATCAACGCCGGTGGTAAGGATGTTAACGCGCAAAAGTTCGTCGACAACCTCAAGGAGAG GTACGGTAACGGAATAGCTGTAAAATGCCTCCTCTACAATGCCACTGGTGCCACTTTGAACTTTGCTAAGTACAACGATTGGCACGGCCATATCTATGATACACCCTACCCATCAGATATTCAGAATGGGCAATGGGGTGCATTCCTCCACGTCCACCCAAGTGGAGCTGCCGCTGGTTCAGCTGGTGCCGTTGTGTATCGTAGCAAGATCCCCTCCAGCAGCAGCTCCTGCGATTGGTTGTTCTCTTGGACCGTCCCCTACATTGGTGGCAACGGG GTGTACACTGAAATCCGCGAGGAAGGGCACTACCCAAGTGTGGGAAGCTGGGATTATATCTACAATGTGAAGCTGAAAAATTCAAGTGTCACCTCTATTGATAGCAACTATGGATACGTTTCCAAGGCTGACATCGGTGAAGGCACTACCATGAACGCACGTGGAGTTTTCGAGTTTCCCTACTAG